The Petrotoga miotherma DSM 10691 DNA segment TCTTCAATACTTCCCAAATGAACGGTTATTCATTAACTGTACTTCTTTCATCTCTATTTTCCCTAAAAACTTCTTCAATTCTAATTACTTTCCAATTTTTTGAAGAATTACTTCGATTTTCAAAGAGCATTTTGGATAATTATCCAATATTTTAGTTCTTTTTCTTCTTGCCTTAACTTACTTTACCTTTAGTTAATCGTTGCTTTGACCTATTTCTGAAGTGGGTATAATTTAATTTTACTTACATAGGAACGTTGAAACTAATTTTTAGAAATTCTGGTAAATTCAATCAATTTGGTTCACCCCCTTTCTTCGTTTACCCCGATTCTTGACGTTCATAAGGGGTAAGAAACACTAGAATTGTTCCTATCCTAATAGAAAAGATCCTTGTGGTTATTTAATTATCTACTTTCATACCTATTTTTCTTCCATGTCCCTGTATCCTTACAGCTTTTCGCTTTTTTCTTCACTATTTATTAATCTTTCAAAGAAGGTTTCTGATTCTAATAATCATCCCAATATTTTTGCTTCCTTATCCTGTTTAATATCTTGTTAATTACTGTACTTCATAGTTTTCGAATTCTTTAAGTTAATTTGTACTGAAAAGTTTCAGTAAGCATTTTCCTCTTCCAATCCTACTGTAACTTTTTTTAAGTACAATTCTATGGCTAAAATAGCAGCTCCTTCGGCAATGGCATTTTCTTCACTTTTGTGAATTTTAACCTCCTTGAAATTAGGATATGTTTTGTCCCATTCTTCTATTATTTCATCCATCTCTTCCTGATGAGTACAATTCAACACGATTTTGTCTGGTTGTAGGACGTAATAAATATTTCTTAAAAGTCGCACCCATTCTTTTATAACTTCATTTTTTTCAGAAGAATCTATGTACTTTTCCAAAGTTTTGCCATTAGTAAGTATACTACCTAACTCACCTGCTTGACCTTTACCAACATAAAGCATTTCATTAATTATTAAACCCATTCCTAACCCTTTTCCCCAATAAATACAAACTACATTCTTCACTTTTCTACCTGAATAAAATCTCTCTTTTATCGCTAAAAGGTTTGCATCATTTTCAAAGGCAATTACTGTATTCGGAAACAATTTTTTCAAAGTTTTCACCAGTAAGGTAATATCGGAACCATTTATTCTTAAAGTAGAAGAATTAATAATTCCATCTTTTGAAACATACCCAGAGATTCCCACCACTATGGATAAGATATTCGTTTTGAGCTTTTTTAGTTCGTCTTCTAACTGAGCACAGAGTTCTGTTATGGAATCATAATAAGATAAAAACTTCTTTTTAGAATCTAAAAGTTCGTTTTTCAAATTGTATATTCCATATATTATGAATTCATTTTCAATTTGAATTCCAAGTATTTTATATTCTTCGTTGAGTTCTAAGATCTCAGCTTTTCTACCTAATTTGTTATCTTTCATTCCTGAAGTCAAAACCAGATTATTTAAATATGGTTCTAAATTTCTAGATACCGTGGGAGCACTAATTTTTAATTTTTTCGATATCTCAGCTTTTGTTGCTACTTTATGATTGTAGATATAAGTTAAGATTTTATACCTGTTAATATTTCTAATCCCTTTTACATGATTATGTTCCGTAATAAACGAATCACCTCTTTGAACTAATTATTTTCTTACTGTAAGTAAATATATTGTACATGACTTATTAGTTTTTTCAAAATCCGCTCAGAGGCGATAAGAGTTGATTAAACCTTTTTATAACCAATTAAATCTAATTACATTCAATTTTCTCATGAGTTGTAAATCATTATACAAAATTTCAACTTATCTCTATTTTTTGATAAAATACTTTTATAGAATCTCTTATTAAAAAGGAATTAAAATGATGATAGATATAATCGCTATTTCTGACGAGGAAGTATACTTAATAAATAAAGACAAGAAAAAGTTTGACTTACTTATTTGTGCGGGTGATCTTTCTCCACAATACATTGATTACGTGATGGACGAATTCAAACCATCCTTTAGCTTGATGGTACACGGAAATCATGATAAAAAGTATTATAAATTATACGAAGAAGAAAATAACTCTTTCTCAAAGATATACAAAGGAGCTTATGTTTTAAATCATGGCATAGTTAGCTTAAAAAAATTCATAGGTAAAGATATAATAGTAGCAGGATTTTCCGGTGCTCTAGCTCATGGATATAGACCTTTTTATTTCAAAGAAAGAGATATTAATAAATTTAAAAGAGAGATACTTTTCAACACAATCTTTAAAGGCAATAAGTATAGGCAAATCGAAATAATGGTTACACATAATCCTCCTTACATAAAAAATACGATAAAAAAATACGGTCAATCTCATACCCCCTCAAGAGCCTTGGGGGAGTTTTATCTTAAGACATTTCCAAAAATTTGGATATATGGTCATATTCATCCGCGATATGATTTCCAAGAACTTGATTTCGAAATTAAATTCTTAAATAATATTTCTTATTTAATAAATGCGGTACCTTACAAATTAATAAAGTACGATGAAGAAAAAAAAGAAGTTATAGAAATTTGTACTTATAAAAAGATAAGTCCAAAGATCATTTTAATTTAGAAAGTAATTAATTCCTTTAAACGAAATTTTAATTATTATGTTGTATTATTGAATTACTCTTATAAAAATATATCCCCAAAAAGTGGGGAGCGTGGCAAAGTGGCACTATTTGTAGAGTTTCTAAAATAAGTATTTACCCCATATATAGCCACAAAAAGGAGGCTAAAGTAATGTATAGAACCTCAAGAAGTCTCAGCAGAAGCGAGTATGAAAAAGCTAATAGATTAGCAAAGAAAGACTTTTTGGCTAATATTTCAAAAGGGAAAGAAGGATATCTGCCATGTTTAGAAGACATCATCCACAATGTTGAAATAATTAAGGAAGAAAAGCTTGGTCTTATAGATATCCCTATAGAAAGGATCAAAGGAACATATTACCATTCTCGCTCACTATCTTTTTCAGCAAATTTTTATCCCTTAATGAAAATTGATTCAGAATTTGCAAGTAAATGGATTAATTTGTATGAAGCTCATATATCTGAAGGAATAAGGGATCCTGTAACAGCCTACGAGTATATGAATTGGTTTTATATTGTTGAAGGAAACAAAAGGGTAAGCGTTTTGAAATATTCAGACGCTTTTTCAATCAGTGGTGAAGTTACTAGGCTGATCCCAAAATGGGATGAAAACAATCCTGAAATAAGAATCTACTATGAATTTCTAGATTTTTATAAAAAGACAAAAATTAATATAATCTGGTTCAACAAAGAAGGCAAATTCAAAGAACTGTACGATTTAATCAAAGATTATGAGAAAAAAAGTGAATTCATTGAGAATAAATATGATGAATTGGTTAATTCAGTATATCTTCTATTTAGAAAACTGTATAGGGAAATTGCTAAGGACACGATTTCGCTTACTGAAGAAGAGGCCTTTTTAGAATATCTAAAAAAATTTGGTTTGGAGAACATTCCTGTTATTGAAAGAGAAATGAGGGAGCAGGTTAATGAGTTATTAGAAGAATTAGAGGAACGTCTAGGTAAACCATCAGAACCTTTATTCAAATTACCTCAGATTTTCGCAGGGAAGACATTAAAAGTAGCTTTCCTTTATAATACTTCAATAGAGGAGTCTGCATGGACATATTCTCATGAATTGGGAAGAAGGTACGTTCAAAAACGTTTAGGAAGTGAAATAATAACAAAGTATTTTGAAAATATTTCTGATTTAAAAACGTATGAAAGAATATTAGATAAACTTGAAGAAGAAAAGTTCGATCTAATATTTTCTACAAGTTTTGACTTCTTACAAAATCAGAAAACAAAGGAATTTCAGAATGTTCGATTCATGTATTTTTCGGGATATCGTACTACAAAGAATATTAATACATATTTTGGTCGTATGTACGAACCAAGATTCCTCTCTGGAATGATAGCAGGGGCTATGACATCCAACAATAAAATAGGTTACGTTGCTTCCTACGGTATACCTGAAGTTATAATGGGAATAAATGCCTTTGCTTTAGGGGCAAAGGCCGTCAATCCAAAATCAGAAGTATTTGTTGGATGGACGAATACTTGGCGCAATATAGAATATGAAAGAGACACGGCAGAGTATTTGATAAATGAAATTGGAGTGGATGTTTTAACCCATCATCAAGATTCTCCAGAAGTTTGCAAAGTTGGAGAAGAATATGGTGTATATACTATTGGTTACCATATTAATATGAAAGATTATGCTCCAACCACCCATTTAACCTCCGTGGTATGGAATTGGGGAGTTTATTATGAAAACATCATTAAAGATGTATTAAGGGGATCAAATTTCTCTTTATTTAGGTTGTTTTCCGGTTCAGAAAAGATTGAGAACTTTTGGGGTGGGCTTAAGAGCGGGGTCGTTTGTTTGTCCCCTATAAGTGAAATAGTTCCTTCTACTACAAAAAACCTTGTTTACACTGTGAAAACGGATATTATGGAAAATAGGTTTCACCCTTTCAGGGGCGGCATTTTTGATAAGGAAGGTAATATGAAAGTCTCGGAAGGCAAAGATATCTCAGACGAAGAACTAATGAAAATGGATTGGTTTGTGGACAACGTTTATTATTCTTAAAAATGGATACCGAATTTCGTTGATCTAAATCCTTTCTTAGTTTATCACAACGCTTATGAGTCAAGTTCAAACGTTGCCGGATATCTTTCATCAACGAGTGATTTTAAAAATCTCTTAATTTTAAGCTTCCACTTTTTCTAACTTTTCTATCAATTCTAAAGTTATTTCTTTCATATTTTCCACCACTAAATCTGCTTTCGATAGATCCTGATTGAGTGAGTTGGGGTTTTTAAAGCCTATACATTTCATTCCAGCAGCTTTTGCCGCTTTAACACCATTCTTTGAGTCTTCTATAACTACACATTCGCCTGGTTTAACCTTTAACAATCCAGCCGTGTATATAAAAATATCAGGTTTCGGTTTGCCACGAGCAACGTATTCTGAACTCACCACAACTTCAAAATACTTCTCAATGTCAAACGTGCAAAGAACTTCTTTGATCAATCTCATCGGCGAGGAAGAGGCCAAAGCTATTTTATAATTGTTTTCTTTCAGTGTCTGTAATAGCTCTATTACACCTTCTATAGGTTCTTTAGCACATTCTTTTAATAATTCCAAATTCTCTAAGTTTTGTTTTTCGACCAATTCTTCAACACTTTGCTGTAGATCGTATTCATTTTTTAAATCTTGCCACATTTCTTGGTTGCTTACGCCTATATAATTACTATATAAACTTTTATTAATAGGAATTCCCAGTTCTTCAAAAATTCTTTTATTTGCACTATAATTAAGGGGTTCACTGTCAATGATGACCCCATCCATATCAAAAATAATAGCTCTTACCATTATTTTCTCCTCACCTTCACACAGGTTGATAGCTAACGTGTTTCACAACATCTATTTTAAGAAATTCATTTATCTCTTTTTCGCCCCCAGTATATTCTTTTAACTCTTCAAGGTCTTTGCTCATAAGCTTCTTGAATTCTTCTCCGTAAATCGTTTCTTTTTTAAAAATATAAGAAGCCAGAAGATCAAGTCTCTCCTTATTTTGCTTAAGCAAATCAACAGCTTTATCATACATAGAGTTAATTATTTTCTTGACCTCAACGTCAAGTTCTTTAGCGGTTTCTTCCGAGTAATTCTTTTGTTTTGTCAATTCACTTCCCAGAAATATTTCTTCCTCTTCTCCTTCCCAATACACCGGCCCCATTTTTTTTGACATTCCTAACCTATAAATCATGGATTTTGCATAGTCCGTAGCTTTTCTTAGATCATCTTTAGCGCCGGTAGTAGCAAAATTAAATACTAATTTCTCGCTTGCTCTTCCTCCAAGGGCTACAACGATTCTATCAAGTATTTCAGATTTTTTAATTAGATATTTGTCTTTCTCAGGAATTTGTAAAGTAGAACCTAATGAACCCGCACCCCTTGGAATTATAGTAATCTTATAAACAGGGTCGGTATTAGGTAATAAATACCCTAAAATAGCATGTCCCAGTTCATGATACGATAGAATCTTCTTTTCCTTATCGGATATTATCCTATACTTTTTGGATGGGCCAGTTAATACTCTATCAATAGCTTCTTCAAAATCACTCATTTCGACTTGGTTTTTTTTCTTCCTCGAGGCTATTAGAGCTGCTTCGTTAACAAGGTTTTCTAAATCTGCTCCTACAAAGCCCGGGGTCCTTTTAGCCAAAAATTTTAAATCAACATCTTGGGCTATTTTCTTTTTACGTGTATGTATCTTTAAAATTTCTTCTCTTCCTTTTACATCTGGAGGACCCACCATTATTTTTTTATCAAACCTACCAGGTCTAAGTAATGCTTTATCAAGAACATCGGGTCTATTGCTAGCAGCCATTACAACAACTCCTGTCGAAGTGTCAAAACCATCGAGTTCCACTAACAAGGCGTTGAGAGTTTGTTCTCTCTCATCGTTACCACCACCGAGACCAGCTCCTCTTTGTCTACCTACTGCGTCTAATTCATCAATAAATATTATCGCAGGAGCATTTTCTTTAGCTGTTTTAAAAAGATCTCTAACTCGGGATGCACCAACTCCTACAAAAAGTTCCACAAAATCTGAACCACTTGCATAATAAAAAGGTACATCTGCTTCTCCGGCTATCGCCCTTGCCGTTAAAGTTTTACCTGTTCCCGGAGGACCTACCAACAATGTTCCTTTAGGCATTCTTGCACCCAATTCTTGAAATTCTTGAGGACTTTTCAAAAAATTTACAATATCCTCTACTTCGTCCAAAACTTCATCGATCCCTGCCACATCTTTAAAGGTAACTTTTTCCCCGATGGGTTCATACTTTTTTGCCCCACTCTTTCCAAAGTTCATGCTACTTCTAGCGCCTGAGGAGGCTGACCGATACAACCAAAAAAAGAACAGCACCATTATTACTATTGGGATTGTGTTTATCAATAAACCAAACCACCACTTTGATCCAACACTTTCGACATACTCTATCTTTATACCTTTTTGAATTAAACTATTCACATACTGTTTATCGTTTACCAAAGCTGGCGAAAAAGATTCATATGTAGCACCATCTTTGCCAAGTATTTCTACGTTTCCATTTTGATTTATTTTTATGGATTCCACTTGGCCGTTATTGATCAAACTCAACATTTCGGAATAGGAAATCATCGGGTTATTTTCCCAATTCAAAGAAATGAGAGCCCCAATAAAAATTACTGCAAATATTATATAAACCCAAATTATGTTAGAAAACCTTACTTTCTTTTTTTCTTCTTTGGTGTTTTTGTTTTCTTTATCGTTTTTATTTTCAGACATTAATTTACCTCCTCACAGATGTTAACCTGTATACATTTAATCC contains these protein-coding regions:
- the ftsH gene encoding ATP-dependent zinc metalloprotease FtsH produces the protein MSENKNDKENKNTKEEKKKVRFSNIIWVYIIFAVIFIGALISLNWENNPMISYSEMLSLINNGQVESIKINQNGNVEILGKDGATYESFSPALVNDKQYVNSLIQKGIKIEYVESVGSKWWFGLLINTIPIVIMVLFFFWLYRSASSGARSSMNFGKSGAKKYEPIGEKVTFKDVAGIDEVLDEVEDIVNFLKSPQEFQELGARMPKGTLLVGPPGTGKTLTARAIAGEADVPFYYASGSDFVELFVGVGASRVRDLFKTAKENAPAIIFIDELDAVGRQRGAGLGGGNDEREQTLNALLVELDGFDTSTGVVVMAASNRPDVLDKALLRPGRFDKKIMVGPPDVKGREEILKIHTRKKKIAQDVDLKFLAKRTPGFVGADLENLVNEAALIASRKKKNQVEMSDFEEAIDRVLTGPSKKYRIISDKEKKILSYHELGHAILGYLLPNTDPVYKITIIPRGAGSLGSTLQIPEKDKYLIKKSEILDRIVVALGGRASEKLVFNFATTGAKDDLRKATDYAKSMIYRLGMSKKMGPVYWEGEEEEIFLGSELTKQKNYSEETAKELDVEVKKIINSMYDKAVDLLKQNKERLDLLASYIFKKETIYGEEFKKLMSKDLEELKEYTGGEKEINEFLKIDVVKHVSYQPV
- a CDS encoding HAD family hydrolase; its protein translation is MVRAIIFDMDGVIIDSEPLNYSANKRIFEELGIPINKSLYSNYIGVSNQEMWQDLKNEYDLQQSVEELVEKQNLENLELLKECAKEPIEGVIELLQTLKENNYKIALASSSPMRLIKEVLCTFDIEKYFEVVVSSEYVARGKPKPDIFIYTAGLLKVKPGECVVIEDSKNGVKAAKAAGMKCIGFKNPNSLNQDLSKADLVVENMKEITLELIEKLEKVEA
- a CDS encoding BMP family ABC transporter substrate-binding protein, producing MYRTSRSLSRSEYEKANRLAKKDFLANISKGKEGYLPCLEDIIHNVEIIKEEKLGLIDIPIERIKGTYYHSRSLSFSANFYPLMKIDSEFASKWINLYEAHISEGIRDPVTAYEYMNWFYIVEGNKRVSVLKYSDAFSISGEVTRLIPKWDENNPEIRIYYEFLDFYKKTKINIIWFNKEGKFKELYDLIKDYEKKSEFIENKYDELVNSVYLLFRKLYREIAKDTISLTEEEAFLEYLKKFGLENIPVIEREMREQVNELLEELEERLGKPSEPLFKLPQIFAGKTLKVAFLYNTSIEESAWTYSHELGRRYVQKRLGSEIITKYFENISDLKTYERILDKLEEEKFDLIFSTSFDFLQNQKTKEFQNVRFMYFSGYRTTKNINTYFGRMYEPRFLSGMIAGAMTSNNKIGYVASYGIPEVIMGINAFALGAKAVNPKSEVFVGWTNTWRNIEYERDTAEYLINEIGVDVLTHHQDSPEVCKVGEEYGVYTIGYHINMKDYAPTTHLTSVVWNWGVYYENIIKDVLRGSNFSLFRLFSGSEKIENFWGGLKSGVVCLSPISEIVPSTTKNLVYTVKTDIMENRFHPFRGGIFDKEGNMKVSEGKDISDEELMKMDWFVDNVYYS
- a CDS encoding metallophosphoesterase family protein, producing the protein MMIDIIAISDEEVYLINKDKKKFDLLICAGDLSPQYIDYVMDEFKPSFSLMVHGNHDKKYYKLYEEENNSFSKIYKGAYVLNHGIVSLKKFIGKDIIVAGFSGALAHGYRPFYFKERDINKFKREILFNTIFKGNKYRQIEIMVTHNPPYIKNTIKKYGQSHTPSRALGEFYLKTFPKIWIYGHIHPRYDFQELDFEIKFLNNISYLINAVPYKLIKYDEEKKEVIEICTYKKISPKIILI
- a CDS encoding ROK family protein; the encoded protein is MKDNKLGRKAEILELNEEYKILGIQIENEFIIYGIYNLKNELLDSKKKFLSYYDSITELCAQLEDELKKLKTNILSIVVGISGYVSKDGIINSSTLRINGSDITLLVKTLKKLFPNTVIAFENDANLLAIKERFYSGRKVKNVVCIYWGKGLGMGLIINEMLYVGKGQAGELGSILTNGKTLEKYIDSSEKNEVIKEWVRLLRNIYYVLQPDKIVLNCTHQEEMDEIIEEWDKTYPNFKEVKIHKSEENAIAEGAAILAIELYLKKVTVGLEEENAY